A single genomic interval of Aedes aegypti strain LVP_AGWG chromosome 1, AaegL5.0 Primary Assembly, whole genome shotgun sequence harbors:
- the LOC5577063 gene encoding uncharacterized protein LOC5577063 isoform X2 produces MRIVHPAEPLPEPSAATTPRTEEIAHLFVTDSPAVGDDSAMGDQTKGQGTAENPGESVTTGNEEVTTKKADATTDESEEKPMTEAANEEVAAALTKNPKAKKSNAKQSKTTPKKESEATTEKIQATTQAQTTEKKEVDKSSSEKGKEVTTEPSESEKQPSTAQPEQTPDPASEEKQTTKAANEEVTEAPKLKPTKAAKQKKTKATKAIHSKTTPMKPNEATTEKAKATTQAPTTEKPTEQSPETSPDDATTEAAEGDDDGDDFDMDDIWDDVEDPPEEFGRQYDLDPKLLDSGNGLGDFQPKLELPPDMTKDMFYEEQADAIDPNDDPDEKGGFFDRLRKFFSIGNLIEQLDTIPGKIQSLMDQLRQKKSDGLKKLREKLDKSSETVGSKISEAFAKLKPSKQRPPQQCLESIQKKFQHYEAALQQAVEPCFEKARSVMEKQEGALAKAVGRFNQMLTDMQSCAQKLEGGPIKTLVKSILNMGTCTKNNIKSQIGQALQPQMERLSELIQRQGSAMQGNMNATGVCVERKLQIPKFQKRWQDLVTDGKRCLERSRE; encoded by the exons ATGCGAATCGTGCACCCGGCTGAACCCTTACCGGAACCATCGGCAGCGACGACACCCAGAACAGAGGAAATAGCTCACCTG TTTGTCACGGACTCGCCGGCTGTGGGCGATGACTCTGCGATGGGCGATCAGACCAAGGGGCAAGGAACAGCTGAAAATCCAGGAGAATCTGTGACAACTGGAAATGAGGAAGTTACAACCAAGAAAGCTGACGCAACGACAGATGAATCTGAGGAAAAACCAATGACAGAAGCAGCAAACGAAGAAGTGGCTGCGGCTCTAACCAAGAACCCTAAAGCTAAGAAGAGCAATGCGAAGCAAAGTAAAACAACGCCAAAGAAAGAAAGtgaagcaacaactgaaaagaTTCAAGCAACCACGCAAGCACAAACTACGGAGAAAAAAGAAGTTGACAAGTCATCATCCGAGAAGGGCAAAGAAGTTACAACCGAACCATCGGAATCGGAAAAGCAACCATCTACAGCCCAACCGGAACAAACCCCAGACCCAGCATCAgaggaaaaacaaacaacgaaagCAGCAAATGAAGAAGTGACTGAGGCTCCAAAACTAAAACCAACGAAAGCGGCAAAACAAAAGAAGACAAAGGCGACCAAAGCGATTCACAGTAAAACAACGCCAATGAAACCAAAtgaagcaacaactgaaaaggCTAAAGCAACCACGCAAGCACCAACTACGGAGAAACCAACTGAGCAATCACCAGAAACAAGTCCAGACGACGCCACTACAGAAGCCGCCGAAGGTGATGACGACGGTGACGATTTCGACATGGACGACATCTGGGATGACGTGGAAGATCCACCGGAGGAGTTCGGTCGGCAGTACGATCTGGATCCGAAGCTGCTCGATTCGGGCAACGGTCTGGGCGACTTTCAACCGAAGCTGGAGCTGCCTCCGGACATGACCAAGGACATGTTCTACGAGGAGCAAGCTGATGCGATAGATCCCAACGATGATCCAGATGAGAAAGGAGGTTTCTTCGATCGACTGCGGAAGTTCTTCAGCATCGGGAACCTCATAGAGCAACTGGACACCATTCCGGGGAAGATCCAGTCGCTGATGGATCAGTTGCGGCAGAAAAAATCCGATGGGCTGAAGAAGTTGCGGGAGAAACTAGATAAAAGCAGTGAGACGGTAGGTAGCAAGATATCGGAAGCGTTTGCGAAGTTGAAGCCGTCCAAGCAAAGGCCGCCTCAACAGTGTTTGGAGAGCATTCAGAAGAAGTTTCAGCACTACGAAGCGGCGCTGCAGCAGGCGGTCGAACCGTGTTTTGAGAAGGCGCGAAGCGTGATGGAAAAGCAGGAAGGTGCGCTTGCGAAGGCAGTGGGAAGGTTCAATCAAATGTTGACGGACATGCAGAGCTGTGCACAGAAATTGGAAGGAGGGCCGATCAAGACTTTGGTCAAATCGATTCTTAACATGGGAACTTGTACGAAGAACAAT ATCAAATCGCAAATAGGACAAGCTTTGCAGCCTCAGATGGAGCGACTGTCAGAGCTGATACAGCGGCAGGGTTCAGCCATGCAGGGAAACATGAATGCAACCGGTGTATGCGTTGAACGAAAGCTTCAGATCCCGAAGTTCCAGAAACGGTGGCAGGATCTGGTGACCGATGGCAAACGGTGTCTGGAACGTAGTCGAGAATAA
- the LOC5577063 gene encoding uncharacterized protein LOC5577063 isoform X1, which translates to MEIIPMMVVLICASSAPWWEASALELRIPGLGKINVDFVTDSPAVGDDSAMGDQTKGQGTAENPGESVTTGNEEVTTKKADATTDESEEKPMTEAANEEVAAALTKNPKAKKSNAKQSKTTPKKESEATTEKIQATTQAQTTEKKEVDKSSSEKGKEVTTEPSESEKQPSTAQPEQTPDPASEEKQTTKAANEEVTEAPKLKPTKAAKQKKTKATKAIHSKTTPMKPNEATTEKAKATTQAPTTEKPTEQSPETSPDDATTEAAEGDDDGDDFDMDDIWDDVEDPPEEFGRQYDLDPKLLDSGNGLGDFQPKLELPPDMTKDMFYEEQADAIDPNDDPDEKGGFFDRLRKFFSIGNLIEQLDTIPGKIQSLMDQLRQKKSDGLKKLREKLDKSSETVGSKISEAFAKLKPSKQRPPQQCLESIQKKFQHYEAALQQAVEPCFEKARSVMEKQEGALAKAVGRFNQMLTDMQSCAQKLEGGPIKTLVKSILNMGTCTKNNIKSQIGQALQPQMERLSELIQRQGSAMQGNMNATGVCVERKLQIPKFQKRWQDLVTDGKRCLERSRE; encoded by the exons ATGGAGATAATCCCGATGATGGTTGTCTTGATTTGTGCCAGCAGTGCTCCATGGTGGGAGGCATCCGCTCTGGAGCTTCGCATTCCCGGATTGGGGAAGATAAACGTGGAT TTTGTCACGGACTCGCCGGCTGTGGGCGATGACTCTGCGATGGGCGATCAGACCAAGGGGCAAGGAACAGCTGAAAATCCAGGAGAATCTGTGACAACTGGAAATGAGGAAGTTACAACCAAGAAAGCTGACGCAACGACAGATGAATCTGAGGAAAAACCAATGACAGAAGCAGCAAACGAAGAAGTGGCTGCGGCTCTAACCAAGAACCCTAAAGCTAAGAAGAGCAATGCGAAGCAAAGTAAAACAACGCCAAAGAAAGAAAGtgaagcaacaactgaaaagaTTCAAGCAACCACGCAAGCACAAACTACGGAGAAAAAAGAAGTTGACAAGTCATCATCCGAGAAGGGCAAAGAAGTTACAACCGAACCATCGGAATCGGAAAAGCAACCATCTACAGCCCAACCGGAACAAACCCCAGACCCAGCATCAgaggaaaaacaaacaacgaaagCAGCAAATGAAGAAGTGACTGAGGCTCCAAAACTAAAACCAACGAAAGCGGCAAAACAAAAGAAGACAAAGGCGACCAAAGCGATTCACAGTAAAACAACGCCAATGAAACCAAAtgaagcaacaactgaaaaggCTAAAGCAACCACGCAAGCACCAACTACGGAGAAACCAACTGAGCAATCACCAGAAACAAGTCCAGACGACGCCACTACAGAAGCCGCCGAAGGTGATGACGACGGTGACGATTTCGACATGGACGACATCTGGGATGACGTGGAAGATCCACCGGAGGAGTTCGGTCGGCAGTACGATCTGGATCCGAAGCTGCTCGATTCGGGCAACGGTCTGGGCGACTTTCAACCGAAGCTGGAGCTGCCTCCGGACATGACCAAGGACATGTTCTACGAGGAGCAAGCTGATGCGATAGATCCCAACGATGATCCAGATGAGAAAGGAGGTTTCTTCGATCGACTGCGGAAGTTCTTCAGCATCGGGAACCTCATAGAGCAACTGGACACCATTCCGGGGAAGATCCAGTCGCTGATGGATCAGTTGCGGCAGAAAAAATCCGATGGGCTGAAGAAGTTGCGGGAGAAACTAGATAAAAGCAGTGAGACGGTAGGTAGCAAGATATCGGAAGCGTTTGCGAAGTTGAAGCCGTCCAAGCAAAGGCCGCCTCAACAGTGTTTGGAGAGCATTCAGAAGAAGTTTCAGCACTACGAAGCGGCGCTGCAGCAGGCGGTCGAACCGTGTTTTGAGAAGGCGCGAAGCGTGATGGAAAAGCAGGAAGGTGCGCTTGCGAAGGCAGTGGGAAGGTTCAATCAAATGTTGACGGACATGCAGAGCTGTGCACAGAAATTGGAAGGAGGGCCGATCAAGACTTTGGTCAAATCGATTCTTAACATGGGAACTTGTACGAAGAACAAT ATCAAATCGCAAATAGGACAAGCTTTGCAGCCTCAGATGGAGCGACTGTCAGAGCTGATACAGCGGCAGGGTTCAGCCATGCAGGGAAACATGAATGCAACCGGTGTATGCGTTGAACGAAAGCTTCAGATCCCGAAGTTCCAGAAACGGTGGCAGGATCTGGTGACCGATGGCAAACGGTGTCTGGAACGTAGTCGAGAATAA
- the LOC5577063 gene encoding uncharacterized protein LOC5577063 isoform X3, with protein sequence MTFVTDSPAVGDDSAMGDQTKGQGTAENPGESVTTGNEEVTTKKADATTDESEEKPMTEAANEEVAAALTKNPKAKKSNAKQSKTTPKKESEATTEKIQATTQAQTTEKKEVDKSSSEKGKEVTTEPSESEKQPSTAQPEQTPDPASEEKQTTKAANEEVTEAPKLKPTKAAKQKKTKATKAIHSKTTPMKPNEATTEKAKATTQAPTTEKPTEQSPETSPDDATTEAAEGDDDGDDFDMDDIWDDVEDPPEEFGRQYDLDPKLLDSGNGLGDFQPKLELPPDMTKDMFYEEQADAIDPNDDPDEKGGFFDRLRKFFSIGNLIEQLDTIPGKIQSLMDQLRQKKSDGLKKLREKLDKSSETVGSKISEAFAKLKPSKQRPPQQCLESIQKKFQHYEAALQQAVEPCFEKARSVMEKQEGALAKAVGRFNQMLTDMQSCAQKLEGGPIKTLVKSILNMGTCTKNNIKSQIGQALQPQMERLSELIQRQGSAMQGNMNATGVCVERKLQIPKFQKRWQDLVTDGKRCLERSRE encoded by the exons ATGACG TTTGTCACGGACTCGCCGGCTGTGGGCGATGACTCTGCGATGGGCGATCAGACCAAGGGGCAAGGAACAGCTGAAAATCCAGGAGAATCTGTGACAACTGGAAATGAGGAAGTTACAACCAAGAAAGCTGACGCAACGACAGATGAATCTGAGGAAAAACCAATGACAGAAGCAGCAAACGAAGAAGTGGCTGCGGCTCTAACCAAGAACCCTAAAGCTAAGAAGAGCAATGCGAAGCAAAGTAAAACAACGCCAAAGAAAGAAAGtgaagcaacaactgaaaagaTTCAAGCAACCACGCAAGCACAAACTACGGAGAAAAAAGAAGTTGACAAGTCATCATCCGAGAAGGGCAAAGAAGTTACAACCGAACCATCGGAATCGGAAAAGCAACCATCTACAGCCCAACCGGAACAAACCCCAGACCCAGCATCAgaggaaaaacaaacaacgaaagCAGCAAATGAAGAAGTGACTGAGGCTCCAAAACTAAAACCAACGAAAGCGGCAAAACAAAAGAAGACAAAGGCGACCAAAGCGATTCACAGTAAAACAACGCCAATGAAACCAAAtgaagcaacaactgaaaaggCTAAAGCAACCACGCAAGCACCAACTACGGAGAAACCAACTGAGCAATCACCAGAAACAAGTCCAGACGACGCCACTACAGAAGCCGCCGAAGGTGATGACGACGGTGACGATTTCGACATGGACGACATCTGGGATGACGTGGAAGATCCACCGGAGGAGTTCGGTCGGCAGTACGATCTGGATCCGAAGCTGCTCGATTCGGGCAACGGTCTGGGCGACTTTCAACCGAAGCTGGAGCTGCCTCCGGACATGACCAAGGACATGTTCTACGAGGAGCAAGCTGATGCGATAGATCCCAACGATGATCCAGATGAGAAAGGAGGTTTCTTCGATCGACTGCGGAAGTTCTTCAGCATCGGGAACCTCATAGAGCAACTGGACACCATTCCGGGGAAGATCCAGTCGCTGATGGATCAGTTGCGGCAGAAAAAATCCGATGGGCTGAAGAAGTTGCGGGAGAAACTAGATAAAAGCAGTGAGACGGTAGGTAGCAAGATATCGGAAGCGTTTGCGAAGTTGAAGCCGTCCAAGCAAAGGCCGCCTCAACAGTGTTTGGAGAGCATTCAGAAGAAGTTTCAGCACTACGAAGCGGCGCTGCAGCAGGCGGTCGAACCGTGTTTTGAGAAGGCGCGAAGCGTGATGGAAAAGCAGGAAGGTGCGCTTGCGAAGGCAGTGGGAAGGTTCAATCAAATGTTGACGGACATGCAGAGCTGTGCACAGAAATTGGAAGGAGGGCCGATCAAGACTTTGGTCAAATCGATTCTTAACATGGGAACTTGTACGAAGAACAAT ATCAAATCGCAAATAGGACAAGCTTTGCAGCCTCAGATGGAGCGACTGTCAGAGCTGATACAGCGGCAGGGTTCAGCCATGCAGGGAAACATGAATGCAACCGGTGTATGCGTTGAACGAAAGCTTCAGATCCCGAAGTTCCAGAAACGGTGGCAGGATCTGGTGACCGATGGCAAACGGTGTCTGGAACGTAGTCGAGAATAA
- the LOC5577059 gene encoding uncharacterized protein LOC5577059, whose translation MKNEAISLALSSLLPLLFATGCIVQAAVDIFSGMESSTELSAEAPEPEAMEEHNHGLQTCVPDVYADESFKFDHQILTLDTINSSLKAIPKPPPMPKLPQTWSRFTNIFQLPRFSEMGQEFRDIVDQYRTVVQAYVNQWMGLFKQRYQSSVEKVQATVRRINQNIHDSFAEHFEEFHDVCLPDTDQCLQSMRKGIESYDQRLNENMEACGEFAKRQVEQHEQWVKNEQEVLERPFLRVEDCFGRGRVGESLASCVGNMVGNIVKASTDGLKRFSNTMAAASRSLSTRLGKFQECVVNRKKLLDQGQERIADRAKKCLRRKQTGAKDGDVFGGGGDFEDEGVF comes from the exons ATGAAGAACGAAGCAATTTCCTTGGCACTATCATCGCTCCTACCGCTCCTGTTTGCAACAGGATGCATCGTTCAGGCAGCGGTGGATATATTCTCC GGAATGGAGTCTTCCACGGAGTTGTCTGCGGAAGCCCCCGAGCCTGAGGCAATGGAAGAACATAACCATGGCCTTCAGACGTGCGTCCCGGACGTCTACGCCGACGAATCGTTCAAATTTGACCATCAGATTCTTACGCTAGATACGATAAACAGTTCGTTGAAGGCGATTCCCAAGCCGCCTCCGATGCCAAAGCTTCCGCAGACGTGGAGTCGCTTCACGAACATTTTCCAGCTGCCCAGATTCTCCGAAATGGGCCAGGAGTTCAGGGACATCGTCGATCAGTATCGTACCGTGGTGCAGGCCTACGTCAACCAGTGGATGGGACTGTTCAAGCAACGTTACCAGTCGTCGGTCGAGAAGGTTCAGGCCACCGTTCGGCGGATCAATCAGAACATTCACGACTCGTTTGCGGAACATTTTGAGGAGTTCCACGATGTGTGTCTTCCGGATACGGACCAGTGCCTTCAAAGCATGCGCAAGGGTATTGAGAGTTACGATCAACGGTTGAACGAGAATATGGAGGCTTGCGGGGAGTTTGCAAAGCGTCAGGTGGAACAACACGAGCAGTGGGTGAAGAATGAGCAGGAGGTTCTGGAAAGGCCGTTTCTGCGGGTGGAGGATTGTTTCGGTAGAGGGCGCGTTGGAGAGAGTTTGGCATCGTGCGTGGGTAATATG GTGGGAAATATTGTGAAAGCCTCGACCGATGGCCTGAAGCGGTTTTCCAACACCATGGCAGCGGCATCCAGAAGCCTGTCGACACGTTTGGGAAAGTTCCAGGAGTGCGTAGTCAATCGGAAGAAGCTGCTGGACCAGGGTCAGGAGCGGATTGCCGACCGCGCCAAGAAGTGCCTTCGTCGGAAGCAGACGGGGGCCAAGGATGGGGATGTTTTCGGAGGAGGTGGTGACTTTGAGGACGAGGGGGTGTTCTGA